The proteins below are encoded in one region of Campylobacter showae:
- a CDS encoding AAA family ATPase: MSEWIKKFERDSKLKSAIVLSGNTADIIKGKNGKYVNTTDFIIDMLNNNFSNVILWDRISGINKLSKSSGGFYDIIQDDLGDDEESYDIGEDDKSNNNDTGKYKDINDFFGFMLQKINSRTCFILDYSDYIFSSNSSMSDQEKQWLTILKKSINENANYDLLNTDMIKQGCLVVILTQKLATVPSSFYVGDANVSTVTIPIPSRTSRSEFVEYTESMIEFEPALDRLRLNDFIDALDGFTLKDIAQIIKLSRISEPKLSYEKTINLYKYGESKSPWEDLSRDKIANIQNILKERVKGQDEAIEKVENVIIRAFTGFSGLQHSTKVKKPKGVLFFVGPTGVGKTELAKSLANFLFGDETACIRFDMSEFNHEHSDQRLVGAPPGYVGYEEGGQLTNAIKAKPFSVLLFDEIEKAHGKILDKFLQILEDGRLTDGKGETVSFAESVIIFTSNIGASDTANSDNVKEVKRQFLEKVKDHFIVTLKRPELLNRIGSDNIVPFNFINSDDFLVEIAKSKFEKIKQFVKEKYKISTIKFDDEEKSYKILASRVDKNNGGRGVLNMLESSIINPLSAFVFENFDRLIGRTLTIKIENEKFGTFEFELK, encoded by the coding sequence ATGAGCGAATGGATAAAAAAATTTGAACGTGACAGTAAGCTCAAAAGTGCCATCGTACTTAGCGGAAATACTGCTGATATAATAAAAGGCAAAAATGGTAAGTATGTAAATACTACCGATTTTATAATTGATATGCTTAATAATAATTTTAGCAATGTCATTCTTTGGGATAGGATTAGCGGCATAAATAAGCTATCCAAAAGCAGTGGCGGGTTTTATGATATCATTCAAGATGACCTAGGCGATGATGAGGAAAGTTACGATATAGGAGAAGACGACAAAAGCAATAATAATGATACTGGTAAATATAAAGATATAAATGATTTTTTTGGATTTATGTTGCAAAAAATCAATTCAAGAACTTGCTTTATCTTAGACTATTCAGATTATATTTTTAGCTCAAATTCTAGTATGAGCGATCAAGAAAAACAGTGGCTTACTATTCTAAAAAAGAGCATAAACGAAAACGCAAACTACGATCTTTTAAATACGGATATGATAAAACAAGGTTGTCTGGTAGTTATTTTAACTCAAAAGTTGGCGACGGTGCCATCGTCTTTTTATGTAGGTGACGCAAACGTCAGCACCGTTACCATACCTATTCCGTCTCGCACTAGCCGCAGCGAATTTGTTGAATATACTGAATCCATGATAGAATTTGAACCAGCGCTAGATAGATTAAGACTAAATGACTTTATTGATGCATTGGATGGCTTTACATTAAAGGATATAGCTCAAATCATAAAACTGTCTAGAATTTCAGAACCTAAACTAAGTTATGAAAAAACGATAAATTTATATAAATACGGCGAGAGCAAAAGCCCATGGGAAGATCTAAGCAGAGACAAAATAGCAAATATACAAAATATTTTAAAAGAGCGAGTAAAAGGGCAAGATGAAGCGATTGAAAAAGTAGAAAACGTCATTATTAGAGCCTTTACCGGCTTTTCCGGCTTGCAACACTCAACAAAAGTTAAAAAGCCAAAAGGTGTCCTGTTTTTTGTAGGCCCAACCGGCGTCGGCAAGACCGAACTAGCAAAGTCTCTAGCTAATTTTTTATTTGGCGACGAGACTGCTTGTATACGTTTTGATATGTCGGAATTTAACCACGAACATAGCGATCAAAGGTTAGTGGGGGCACCTCCTGGATATGTAGGCTATGAAGAGGGAGGGCAACTAACAAATGCCATCAAAGCAAAACCTTTTAGCGTATTACTTTTTGATGAGATTGAAAAAGCTCATGGAAAAATTTTAGATAAATTTTTACAAATTTTAGAAGACGGCAGACTAACAGATGGCAAAGGCGAAACAGTATCATTTGCCGAGTCTGTTATTATTTTTACATCTAATATTGGTGCTTCAGACACCGCAAATTCAGATAATGTAAAAGAGGTCAAAAGACAATTTCTAGAAAAGGTAAAAGATCATTTTATAGTAACACTAAAACGTCCAGAACTACTAAACAGAATAGGTAGTGATAATATTGTGCCATTTAATTTTATTAATAGCGATGATTTTTTGGTAGAAATAGCTAAATCTAAATTTGAAAAGATAAAGCAATTTGTAAAAGAAAAATACAAAATTAGCACAATTAAATTTGATGATGAAGAAAAATCATATAAAATTTTAGCTTCAAGAGTTGATAAAAATAATGGTGGACGAGGTGTACTAAATATGCTGGAAAGTAGCATAATAAATCCGTTATCGGCTTTTGTGTTTGAAAATTTTGATAGGCTTATCGGACGCACACTAACCATCAAGATAGAAAACGAAAAGTTTGGCACATTTGAATTTGAGCTTAAGTAA
- a CDS encoding 4Fe-4S single cluster domain-containing protein, protein MLNIASIRECTIAEGPGKRMAIWTQGCLKRCKNCCNPHMQTLVKREVIKTHSLIEKIEKSRGMNGIEGITLLGGEPILQSIGLAKIAKWCRQNNLSVLLFSGYTLQEMQSMSLEGLAELLEYTDVLIDGEYIDELYDESRGIVGSSNQKIHFLTNFYNLNDFKNEVRVEIMLKKDSLRMNGWAINL, encoded by the coding sequence ATGTTAAATATAGCTAGTATCCGCGAGTGCACAATTGCTGAAGGACCTGGAAAACGTATGGCAATATGGACTCAAGGGTGTTTAAAAAGATGTAAAAATTGTTGTAACCCGCACATGCAGACGCTAGTAAAACGTGAAGTTATAAAAACACATAGTTTAATAGAAAAAATTGAAAAATCTCGTGGAATGAACGGCATAGAAGGCATTACTCTTTTAGGCGGCGAGCCGATCTTGCAATCAATTGGATTGGCTAAAATCGCCAAATGGTGCAGACAAAACAATCTTAGCGTACTCCTTTTTAGCGGCTATACATTACAAGAAATGCAATCAATGAGCCTGGAAGGCTTAGCAGAGCTGCTAGAATATACGGACGTGCTTATAGATGGTGAATATATTGATGAACTATACGATGAGAGTCGCGGTATAGTTGGTTCTAGCAATCAAAAAATTCACTTTTTGACAAATTTTTATAATTTAAACGATTTTAAAAATGAAGTTAGGGTAGAAATTATGCTTAAAAAAGACAGCCTTCGCATGAATGGCTGGGCGATAAATTTGTAA
- a CDS encoding helix-turn-helix transcriptional regulator has translation MQKPKKIIPETSTSKYERINDIAVLISNRPHSISELSEKLGVCTKTIQRDLYDVLAKNGAVKKGRMWSMDKTEAKDNLDQEERTIINILDNISKTMGTNFYSKAHVLLEQITSRLNHPILTNINNEKLDEKDFANFELLENAIKEKRLVECEYNNFKFKIKPLKLAMFDGFWYLLFLDTGKNDTFKKFHLKSIANIKILEDKFEIEAKIEDRLKNINSAWATLDEPKVAKLLLAPQIKKYFERKPYAKQSIYGQDSDGSVIIDIEYTNIMEIKPLIYYYIPFIKVLEPKELADELRDEIGEYFEELNQGSI, from the coding sequence GTGCAAAAACCTAAAAAAATCATCCCAGAAACTAGCACAAGTAAATACGAGCGTATAAACGATATAGCCGTTCTGATAAGCAACAGGCCGCACTCTATATCCGAGCTTTCAGAGAAACTGGGCGTTTGTACTAAAACTATACAAAGAGATCTTTATGACGTACTAGCCAAAAACGGAGCCGTAAAAAAGGGAAGGATGTGGAGCATGGATAAAACCGAAGCCAAAGACAACCTAGATCAAGAAGAGCGAACCATCATAAATATCCTAGATAATATCTCAAAAACCATGGGGACAAATTTTTATTCAAAGGCTCACGTCTTACTAGAGCAGATCACTAGCAGGCTAAACCATCCTATACTAACTAATATAAACAACGAGAAACTAGACGAAAAAGACTTTGCAAATTTCGAACTACTTGAAAACGCCATCAAAGAAAAAAGACTGGTAGAGTGTGAGTATAATAACTTTAAATTTAAGATAAAACCGCTAAAACTAGCGATGTTTGACGGGTTTTGGTATTTGCTTTTTCTTGATACGGGCAAAAACGATACCTTTAAAAAATTTCATCTAAAAAGCATTGCGAACATTAAAATACTTGAAGATAAATTTGAGATAGAGGCAAAAATAGAAGATAGGTTAAAAAATATAAACTCAGCGTGGGCGACGCTAGATGAGCCAAAGGTAGCTAAGCTGCTTTTGGCTCCGCAAATAAAGAAGTATTTTGAGAGAAAACCATATGCCAAGCAAAGCATATATGGCCAGGACTCCGATGGCTCCGTCATTATCGATATAGAGTACACCAACATAATGGAGATCAAGCCACTCATATACTACTACATCCCATTTATCAAGGTGCTTGAACCAAAAGAGCTAGCCGATGAGCTAAGAGATGAGATAGGGGAGTATTTTGAGGAGTTAAACCAAGGAAGTATATAA
- a CDS encoding GmrSD restriction endonuclease domain-containing protein, giving the protein MSKTDDLKFSVEKIFESKYLIPIYQRNYAWGEKEIVALLDDISSNDNEYFIGSLVVREKDGVFEVIDGQQRLTTLYLTLRYLKHDIKDKLKFEARQKSNETLEKICDDDKLANLPSNEIVNGFKIIENYFKKNENDESFKSKILNAKLLRVPVPNDADLNHFFEIMNTRGEQLEFHQVVKAKILKILEEKERKIAALVWDACADMDRYVQMSFKKKLREQIFGNEWDKICDENKLFEISIEDDSDVEGRLLSEILDNKNLTSEKTTQDEGENERFSSIINFPNFLLQVNAVMSNNTSSTNELLYDKKLIDNLKKYFDNSENAKNFIYNLLKFRFLFDKFIIKTDENDKNDGEKWSLKMLKKYRNNNKDTFGYVDTFDNNKLVVTLQSCLRITYTSPRAMEWIFTLLKRLNENTTANMQEILETYAREKVKNALEKSTSYPMCERIVLAYLDYILYRECIVSTRNSEPKQKLQNAFEAVGDVNLKNLKEWEFKFRDSIEHFYPQNPSSDSIERMDDTILNSFGNLALVTTSGNSKFSNLAPSAKQTTYPNIITQSLKLILMSECIKGKDIDGYEKAIKQHGEQMLGILLLDTMGIDVK; this is encoded by the coding sequence ATGAGTAAAACAGATGATCTAAAATTTAGTGTAGAAAAAATTTTTGAAAGCAAATATCTCATACCCATATATCAGCGCAACTACGCTTGGGGCGAAAAAGAGATAGTGGCACTTTTGGATGATATAAGCAGTAATGATAATGAGTATTTTATAGGAAGCTTAGTCGTAAGAGAAAAAGATGGTGTTTTTGAAGTTATAGATGGACAGCAAAGACTCACAACTCTATATTTGACACTAAGATATCTTAAGCACGACATAAAAGATAAACTAAAATTTGAAGCTAGGCAAAAGTCAAACGAAACGCTAGAAAAAATTTGCGATGATGATAAGTTGGCTAATTTGCCATCTAATGAAATTGTAAATGGGTTTAAAATTATAGAAAATTATTTTAAAAAAAATGAAAACGATGAGAGTTTTAAAAGTAAAATTTTAAATGCCAAACTTCTACGCGTGCCAGTTCCAAATGATGCCGATCTAAATCATTTTTTTGAGATAATGAACACAAGAGGCGAGCAACTAGAATTTCACCAAGTCGTAAAAGCAAAAATTTTAAAAATCTTAGAAGAAAAAGAGAGAAAAATAGCTGCGTTAGTTTGGGATGCATGTGCGGATATGGATAGATACGTGCAGATGAGTTTTAAAAAGAAATTAAGAGAACAAATTTTTGGCAATGAATGGGATAAAATTTGTGATGAAAATAAACTTTTTGAAATTTCTATAGAAGATGACAGCGATGTTGAAGGGAGGCTACTAAGCGAAATTTTAGACAACAAAAATTTAACTTCCGAAAAAACAACGCAAGATGAAGGCGAAAACGAAAGATTTTCATCTATTATAAATTTCCCAAATTTTCTTTTACAAGTAAATGCCGTTATGAGCAATAATACAAGCAGTACAAATGAACTGCTTTATGATAAAAAATTGATTGATAATTTAAAAAAATACTTCGATAATAGTGAAAATGCCAAAAATTTTATCTACAACCTTTTAAAATTTAGATTTTTGTTTGATAAATTTATTATAAAAACTGATGAAAATGATAAAAATGACGGAGAAAAATGGTCGCTAAAAATGCTCAAAAAATATCGCAATAACAACAAAGATACATTCGGCTACGTGGATACGTTTGATAACAATAAATTAGTTGTCACCTTGCAGTCTTGCTTGCGTATCACATATACTTCGCCACGCGCTATGGAGTGGATTTTTACACTTCTTAAGAGACTTAACGAAAATACAACAGCCAATATGCAAGAAATTTTAGAAACGTATGCAAGAGAGAAGGTAAAAAATGCGCTAGAAAAAAGCACCTCTTATCCTATGTGTGAGAGAATAGTCCTTGCTTATCTTGATTATATTTTATATAGAGAGTGTATAGTTAGCACTCGAAATAGCGAACCAAAACAAAAACTACAAAATGCTTTTGAAGCGGTTGGCGATGTAAATTTAAAAAATTTAAAAGAGTGGGAATTTAAATTTAGAGACTCTATCGAGCATTTTTACCCACAAAATCCTTCTAGTGATAGTATAGAGCGCATGGATGACACAATTTTGAACTCATTTGGCAACTTAGCGCTTGTTACAACTTCCGGTAACTCTAAATTTTCCAATCTCGCCCCATCTGCAAAGCAAACCACATATCCAAACATAATAACGCAAAGCCTAAAATTGATATTGATGTCGGAGTGCATAAAAGGGAAAGATATTGATGGGTATGAAAAAGCGATTAAACAACACGGTGAACAGATGCTAGGCATTTTATTGCTCGATACAATGGGGATTGACGTAAAGTAA
- a CDS encoding DUF262 domain-containing protein, whose translation MKANIVKISKIYNKKLKIPDYQRPYTWSTKSAIALFNDIFREYKNNKNDYRIGSTILHFECNSGLKNYNIVDGQQRLTTLTILLNLLGQKEKLPLLEQIFNPLSFNSITNNNKILKQKTELLTGDEKEKFKQFILNNCTMVEIVVTDQQEAFNYFDSQNTRGKALEVHDLLKAYHLRHMADDDEAKKVQVISNWEDKNSDEIKEIFSDFLFPIIRWQRRESGLYYSKDHIDIFKGIDHTSLYNVTKFNKAAIEFGAQNSGKFLLTQDLLSGKHFFDFTAHYLDLYHKIKKFVEAKYDDNTMPRKKRGDKYIVRLFECLIMAFVDRFGFDELSENICAFFYRYVYTLRLAKQAVYLESINKYALGYQDENSGLNLFEKISHMRSPDEIYSVELCDIETIVNGYDDIKNRLEIKK comes from the coding sequence ATGAAGGCAAATATTGTAAAAATATCTAAAATCTATAATAAAAAACTCAAAATCCCGGACTATCAACGTCCGTATACCTGGAGTACCAAATCGGCTATTGCGCTTTTTAATGATATTTTTAGAGAATACAAAAACAACAAAAACGATTACCGCATAGGCTCTACCATACTACACTTTGAGTGCAATAGTGGGCTCAAAAATTATAATATTGTCGATGGACAACAACGTCTCACTACGCTTACAATACTACTAAATTTACTAGGACAAAAAGAAAAATTGCCGTTACTAGAGCAAATTTTCAATCCTCTCTCTTTTAATAGCATTACAAACAATAATAAAATTTTAAAACAAAAAACAGAGTTACTAACTGGTGATGAAAAAGAAAAATTTAAACAATTTATCTTAAATAATTGCACCATGGTTGAAATAGTTGTGACTGACCAACAAGAAGCATTTAACTACTTTGACTCACAAAATACCAGAGGTAAAGCACTAGAAGTGCACGATCTGCTAAAAGCATACCATCTAAGGCATATGGCAGATGATGACGAAGCCAAAAAAGTGCAGGTAATATCAAATTGGGAGGATAAAAATAGCGATGAAATAAAAGAAATTTTTAGCGATTTTTTGTTTCCTATTATTAGATGGCAACGTAGAGAGAGCGGATTATATTATTCCAAAGACCACATAGATATTTTTAAAGGTATAGACCATACTTCGCTATACAATGTGACTAAATTTAATAAAGCAGCGATCGAATTCGGCGCGCAAAATAGCGGTAAATTTTTACTCACTCAAGATTTGTTAAGTGGAAAACACTTTTTTGATTTCACAGCTCACTACCTAGACCTTTACCATAAAATAAAGAAATTTGTAGAAGCAAAATATGACGACAACACTATGCCTAGAAAAAAGAGAGGCGATAAATATATAGTAAGACTTTTTGAATGCCTTATAATGGCATTTGTTGATAGATTTGGTTTTGATGAGCTTAGCGAAAATATTTGCGCATTTTTTTATAGATACGTTTATACTTTGCGCTTAGCGAAACAGGCCGTATATCTAGAGAGCATAAACAAATATGCACTTGGATATCAAGATGAAAATAGCGGATTAAATTTATTTGAAAAAATATCTCATATGAGGTCGCCAGATGAAATTTACAGCGTTGAGCTATGTGATATTGAAACAATCGTTAATGGATACGATGATATAAAAAATAGACTAGAGATTAAAAAATGA